Proteins encoded within one genomic window of Streptomyces profundus:
- a CDS encoding ACP S-malonyltransferase, giving the protein MALGYLLGGGVGTEPHGIELHGAYPVMRRLYERIAGWTGLTVGQILEDDLPEPQEERGSVGSIRETALALAVHDILAEQGVHPSVLGGLSLGAMTSSCLAGALTRQELFGLLRSTRRCPDPDPSEPAHALAIAAVPAGQSVAALIGETEGVHVAGDMGDTADRALRIHLLGGLREPLAALAGSLPEGLVTLLPGRGVAQHTPLRAPFRAFVAPYVDAIDFAAPQRPVLSCLDPGRLASGDEVRDLFRRNPTTPISLPYVYEGMREEGVQLGVVVGPAIPAGLLAIPFPVVHVEQPEHIEKVVSSVFELGIEYPETGVGAC; this is encoded by the coding sequence ATGGCGTTGGGTTACTTGCTCGGCGGAGGCGTCGGCACCGAGCCACACGGCATCGAGCTGCATGGCGCCTACCCCGTGATGCGGCGGCTGTACGAGCGGATCGCCGGGTGGACCGGCCTGACCGTCGGCCAGATCCTGGAGGACGACCTGCCGGAACCCCAGGAGGAGCGGGGGAGCGTCGGCTCCATCCGGGAGACCGCACTCGCCCTGGCCGTGCACGACATCCTCGCCGAGCAGGGCGTCCACCCCTCCGTGCTCGGCGGCCTGAGTCTGGGCGCGATGACGAGCAGCTGCCTGGCCGGCGCCCTCACCCGCCAGGAGCTGTTCGGCCTGCTCCGCAGCACCCGCCGCTGCCCCGACCCCGACCCCTCGGAGCCGGCCCACGCCCTCGCCATCGCGGCCGTCCCGGCCGGGCAGAGCGTCGCCGCGCTCATCGGCGAGACCGAAGGCGTCCATGTCGCCGGCGACATGGGCGACACCGCCGACCGCGCGCTCCGCATCCACCTGCTGGGCGGTCTGCGCGAGCCCCTGGCCGCGCTGGCCGGCTCCCTGCCCGAGGGGCTGGTGACGCTGTTGCCCGGCCGGGGCGTCGCCCAGCACACCCCGCTGCGCGCCCCGTTCCGGGCGTTCGTCGCCCCCTATGTCGACGCCATCGACTTCGCCGCGCCCCAGCGGCCGGTGCTGTCCTGCCTGGACCCCGGGCGGCTGGCCTCGGGCGACGAGGTGCGGGATCTGTTCAGGCGCAATCCCACCACCCCGATCAGCCTGCCGTACGTGTACGAGGGGATGCGCGAGGAGGGCGTCCAACTCGGTGTGGTGGTCGGCCCGGCGATCCCCGCCGGACTGCTGGCCATCCCCTTCCCCGTGGTCCACGTCGAACAGCCGGAGCACATCGAGAAGGTCGTCTCCAGCGTGTTCGAGCTGGGCATCGAGTACCCCGAGACGGGAGTCGGCGCGTGCTGA
- a CDS encoding arylcarboxylate reductase, translating into MSSGLSATDCDRLVDGWLATDLDQWTRRVVRRHFTPGTGSPYWLERAKELPFDPRDITRHAELSAFGPFDLDVLRTRDPRDLVPLAVPRPLTGRVWDSGGTTGAPCRVFYTSEMIVQRGVWRRWSFATEGFERYRTWLQATPTGPHLIGNGVWEAGDLHQGNVYAIDMDPRWVKRLLRTARMPVARDYTEHLLDQILDVLESREVDYVNTTPALMVALIRRAPARVAALRGVRLSGTHLIPSVYRRIVTALDGGVCGLSYGNTFGNAAGLPVEKDGELMPYLPNFPQVTMAVVDKTDPATVVPYGSVGRVRLTVLHDDLFLPNVLERDEAMRYDTCGRYPTDGVANVHPLETASTAVEGLY; encoded by the coding sequence CTGAGCTCGGGCCTGTCGGCGACCGACTGCGACCGGCTCGTCGACGGCTGGCTGGCCACGGACCTGGACCAGTGGACCCGGCGGGTGGTCAGGCGCCACTTCACCCCGGGGACCGGCAGCCCCTACTGGCTGGAGCGGGCGAAGGAGCTGCCGTTCGACCCCCGGGACATCACCCGCCACGCGGAGCTGTCCGCGTTCGGCCCCTTCGACCTGGACGTACTGCGCACCCGCGACCCGCGGGATCTCGTGCCCCTGGCCGTTCCCCGCCCGCTCACCGGGCGGGTGTGGGACTCCGGCGGCACCACGGGCGCGCCGTGCCGGGTCTTCTACACGTCCGAGATGATCGTCCAACGGGGCGTGTGGCGCCGCTGGTCGTTCGCGACGGAGGGCTTCGAGCGGTACCGCACCTGGCTCCAGGCGACGCCCACCGGACCACACCTGATCGGCAACGGAGTCTGGGAGGCCGGGGACCTGCACCAGGGGAACGTGTACGCGATCGACATGGATCCCCGCTGGGTGAAGCGGCTGCTGCGCACCGCGCGGATGCCCGTCGCGCGCGACTACACCGAGCATCTGCTCGACCAGATCCTGGACGTGCTGGAGAGCCGCGAGGTGGACTACGTCAACACCACCCCGGCGCTGATGGTGGCGCTCATCAGGCGGGCCCCGGCGCGGGTCGCGGCGCTGCGCGGTGTCCGGCTGAGCGGCACCCACCTGATCCCCTCGGTCTACCGGCGGATCGTCACGGCGCTGGACGGCGGCGTCTGCGGCCTGAGCTACGGCAACACCTTCGGCAACGCGGCCGGCCTGCCGGTGGAGAAGGACGGCGAGCTGATGCCGTACCTGCCGAACTTCCCCCAGGTGACGATGGCGGTGGTGGACAAGACCGACCCGGCGACCGTCGTGCCGTACGGCTCGGTTGGACGGGTCCGGCTGACGGTGCTCCACGACGACCTGTTCCTGCCCAACGTGCTGGAGCGGGACGAGGCGATGCGGTACGACACCTGCGGTCGCTACCCCACCGACGGCGTCGCCAACGTGCACCCGCTGGAGACGGCCAGCACGGCGGTCGAGGGGCTCTACTGA
- a CDS encoding ABC transporter permease: MHLADTSGRLARFLGQRWARDLGLKISGVLVVLLVLEFCSRTGMLSRDWFPPITETYAELFKLAAGHPLWTEIGRTLSGWALGLALATALAVPCGILLGSNQTAYRLSRVVIEFCRPVPSVALIPLAVLVYGVGLEMKVFLIVFVTFWPILLQVIYGVRDVDPVVRDTARSYGLPPAARFFRVTLPSAAPYIATGLRISSAIALVLAVTAELVVGAPGLGQSIVVAQSNANLPRMYALIIVTGLVGWLLNIAFQAVERRLLRWHPSQRQEVAQ; encoded by the coding sequence GTGCATCTGGCGGATACCTCCGGTCGCCTCGCGCGGTTCCTCGGTCAGCGCTGGGCGCGGGACCTGGGGCTGAAGATCTCCGGGGTGCTGGTGGTGCTCCTGGTGCTGGAGTTCTGTTCGCGCACCGGGATGCTCTCCCGGGACTGGTTTCCGCCGATCACCGAGACCTACGCGGAGCTGTTCAAGCTCGCCGCCGGCCACCCGCTGTGGACCGAGATAGGCCGCACGCTCAGCGGCTGGGCGCTGGGGCTGGCGCTGGCCACCGCGCTGGCCGTGCCGTGCGGCATCCTGCTGGGCTCGAACCAGACCGCCTACCGGCTGTCCCGGGTGGTGATCGAGTTCTGCCGCCCGGTGCCCTCCGTCGCGCTGATCCCGCTGGCGGTGCTGGTCTACGGCGTCGGCCTGGAGATGAAGGTCTTCCTGATCGTCTTTGTCACGTTCTGGCCGATCCTGCTCCAGGTGATCTACGGGGTGCGGGACGTGGACCCGGTGGTGCGGGACACCGCCCGTTCCTACGGCCTGCCGCCGGCCGCCCGGTTCTTCCGGGTCACCCTGCCGAGCGCGGCCCCCTACATCGCCACCGGCCTGCGCATCTCCTCCGCCATCGCGCTGGTGCTGGCCGTGACCGCCGAGCTGGTGGTCGGCGCGCCCGGCCTGGGCCAGTCGATCGTGGTCGCGCAGTCCAACGCCAACCTGCCCCGCATGTACGCCCTGATCATCGTCACCGGGCTGGTCGGCTGGCTGCTCAACATCGCCTTCCAGGCCGTCGAGCGGCGCCTGCTGAGGTGGCACCCGTCGCAGCGCCAGGAGGTCGCCCAGTGA
- a CDS encoding ABC transporter permease, whose translation MSRRVLGFLLELALPAVLLVGYGLWAAQAQSFYFPPLGEIAQYFRELWLFERVGSDLVPSLLRVSAGYLASVVIGVTLGLALGMFRTLRTAAEPVVEFLRALPAPALIPFSLLLFGSGDSSKIFVIVLGAVWPILLNTIDGVRGVDAQQLDMARAYHIPLGARVLRIILPGAAPRIFAGMRTSLAIAIILMVVSEMVASSEGLGYFVLEQQRSFAIPEMWTGIILLGLLGYVLNWLFQRVERRALAWHFGLKGLSSPTEAKTVRPARRRARSATHSTDGEV comes from the coding sequence GTGAGCCGCCGTGTCCTCGGGTTCCTGCTGGAACTCGCCCTGCCGGCCGTCCTGTTGGTCGGCTACGGCCTGTGGGCCGCGCAGGCCCAGAGCTTCTACTTCCCGCCCCTGGGCGAGATAGCGCAGTACTTCCGCGAGCTGTGGCTCTTCGAGCGGGTGGGCAGCGATCTGGTGCCCTCGCTGCTGCGGGTGTCGGCCGGCTATCTGGCCTCGGTGGTCATCGGCGTCACGCTCGGCCTGGCACTGGGCATGTTCCGGACGCTGCGCACGGCGGCCGAGCCGGTGGTGGAGTTCCTGCGGGCGCTGCCGGCGCCCGCGCTGATCCCCTTCTCCCTGCTGCTCTTCGGCTCCGGCGACAGCTCCAAGATCTTCGTGATCGTGCTGGGCGCCGTCTGGCCGATCCTGTTGAACACCATCGACGGGGTACGCGGCGTGGACGCCCAGCAACTGGACATGGCCCGCGCCTACCACATCCCGTTGGGTGCCCGGGTGCTGCGCATCATCCTGCCGGGCGCGGCTCCGCGGATCTTCGCCGGGATGCGCACCTCGCTGGCCATCGCGATCATCCTGATGGTGGTCTCCGAGATGGTGGCCAGCAGCGAGGGCCTCGGCTACTTCGTGCTGGAGCAGCAACGTTCCTTCGCCATCCCGGAGATGTGGACCGGGATCATCCTGCTCGGCCTGCTGGGCTATGTCCTCAACTGGCTCTTCCAACGCGTCGAACGCCGGGCGCTGGCCTGGCACTTCGGCCTCAAGGGCCTCTCCTCGCCGACCGAGGCCAAGACCGTGAGGCCCGCCAGGCGGCGGGCCCGTTCCGCCACCCACTCCACCGACGGAGAAGTCTGA
- a CDS encoding ABC transporter ATP-binding protein, translating into MLNVSHLRKVYGPDPTAAPAVADLNFTVEDQEFVCILGSSGCGKTTMLRCLSGLIPFTSGEITLRGEPVTGPPKDMAFVFQDYSRSLLPWMSVRRNVAFPLRYQGVERREAAKLTDEALEAVGLGGRGDRFPWQLSGGMQQRVAIARALAYRPRILLMDEPFASVDAQTRSGLEDLLLRVWEQYGVTVLFVTHDIDEAVYLADRVLVLRPPANVGHEVTVNLPRPRDQVRTKENPEFARLRGELFAAIDGGAVAA; encoded by the coding sequence ATGCTCAACGTTTCCCACCTGCGGAAGGTCTACGGCCCCGACCCGACGGCGGCTCCGGCCGTGGCGGATCTCAACTTCACCGTGGAGGACCAGGAGTTCGTCTGCATCCTGGGGTCCTCGGGCTGCGGCAAGACCACCATGCTGCGCTGCCTCTCCGGGCTGATCCCGTTCACCTCGGGCGAGATCACCCTGCGCGGCGAGCCGGTCACCGGGCCGCCCAAGGACATGGCCTTCGTCTTCCAGGACTACAGCCGCTCGCTGCTGCCCTGGATGTCGGTCCGCCGCAACGTCGCGTTCCCGCTGCGTTACCAGGGCGTCGAGCGCCGGGAGGCGGCGAAGCTGACCGATGAGGCACTGGAGGCGGTGGGCCTGGGCGGTCGGGGCGACCGCTTCCCCTGGCAGCTCTCCGGCGGCATGCAGCAGCGGGTGGCCATCGCCAGGGCGTTGGCCTACCGCCCCCGCATCCTGCTGATGGACGAGCCGTTCGCCTCGGTGGACGCCCAGACCAGGTCCGGTCTTGAGGACCTGCTCCTGCGGGTCTGGGAGCAGTACGGGGTCACCGTGCTGTTCGTGACCCACGACATCGACGAGGCGGTCTACCTCGCCGACCGGGTACTGGTGTTGCGCCCGCCGGCCAATGTGGGCCACGAGGTGACGGTGAACCTGCCGCGTCCCAGGGACCAGGTGCGCACCAAGGAGAACCCGGAGTTCGCCCGGCTGCGCGGCGAGCTGTTCGCCGCGATCGACGGCGGGGCGGTGGCCGCGTGA
- a CDS encoding ABC transporter substrate-binding protein, translating into MSGRRARTGALAGALAGLLVLSTAACSDYGGDLSGANVSGGGDGDTLVVSETAGVPSSFLAYGVSQGYFADEGVDLRVSPSSGGASVIPALLSGDIDVAGSNVVSAMIAMGRRMPIQMVAAGTSTADDPEHDFASLVVPEDSPIAEAGDLDGARIAVNSLQNINDVVVSSVLAEAGLSNDDVRFVEMPLPDIPAAIQRGDVDAGLLIEPFASIGRSQGLRVLASPYVNTRPGLQIGTYLMTSDRVADDPELVAAFRAGVERTARSVREDPDAFREALPEISDLSPELAGRMNLPVWRGGTDRESIETVHAMMREIGLTDADLDYERSVAD; encoded by the coding sequence GTGAGCGGGCGGCGGGCCAGGACGGGCGCGCTGGCCGGCGCGCTCGCCGGGCTGCTGGTCCTCAGCACGGCGGCCTGTAGCGACTACGGCGGCGATCTGTCCGGGGCCAACGTCTCCGGCGGCGGGGACGGCGACACCCTGGTGGTCTCGGAGACCGCCGGCGTGCCGTCCTCGTTCCTCGCCTACGGCGTCTCCCAGGGGTACTTCGCCGACGAGGGGGTGGACCTCCGGGTGAGCCCGTCCAGCGGTGGCGCGAGCGTGATCCCGGCGCTGCTCAGCGGCGATATCGACGTGGCCGGCTCCAACGTGGTCTCGGCGATGATCGCGATGGGGCGGCGGATGCCCATCCAGATGGTGGCGGCCGGCACCTCGACCGCCGACGACCCGGAGCACGACTTCGCCTCGCTCGTGGTCCCCGAGGACAGCCCGATCGCCGAGGCGGGGGACCTGGACGGGGCCAGGATCGCGGTGAACTCGCTCCAGAACATCAACGACGTCGTGGTCAGTTCGGTGCTGGCCGAGGCCGGCCTGTCCAACGACGACGTCCGGTTCGTGGAGATGCCGCTGCCCGACATCCCGGCGGCGATCCAACGCGGGGACGTGGACGCGGGCCTGCTGATCGAGCCGTTCGCCTCGATCGGCCGCTCCCAGGGCCTTCGGGTGCTGGCCAGCCCCTACGTCAACACCCGCCCCGGGCTCCAGATAGGCACCTACCTGATGACCTCGGACCGGGTGGCGGACGATCCCGAGCTGGTGGCGGCGTTTCGCGCGGGAGTCGAGCGGACGGCCCGGTCCGTGCGGGAGGACCCGGACGCCTTCCGGGAGGCCCTCCCCGAGATCAGCGACCTGTCGCCCGAGCTGGCCGGCCGGATGAACCTGCCGGTGTGGCGGGGCGGCACGGACCGGGAGTCGATCGAGACCGTCCACGCGATGATGCGGGAGATCGGCCTCACCGACGCCGACCTGGACTACGAGCGCTCCGTGGCGGACTGA